The Vibrio echinoideorum DNA window CGACGAGCCCAAAAGTTAGTTGTATCTTCAAATACCATCACTTCGATTTCAAAGCCGAGTGCTTTTAAGCGTTCAATCATCAGGTCTTGGCAGCCGGCATCTTCAGGTGTTACTGATTGGCGGCTAATGAGGTCTTTTGCCAGAGCCAAAGTTGGGCTATCTGTCATCCTTGAATTCCTTGTTTAATAAAACGTCTAGTCAATAATTGTCAGGCGCTGCATTGAGAAGGTTCAACGCCTTGATATCTGTTTATTTAGTTAAATATGCGTGATCTAAGTAAATACGGCGATTTATGTAAATATCCCCTTTTACTCAAAGCCGCGATTTAAGCAAAAATAGCGGCGTATTGGTCGGCTTTGAAGCCAATATGAAGCTTGCCATCGACTTTCAAGATAGGGCGCTTAATCATTGCTGGCTGTTCAATCAGTAAAGTCATGGCTTTTTCTTCCGTTAGCGTATCTTTTTGTTCTTGAGAAAGTTGGCGATAAGTCGTACCACGTTTGTTTAGCACAAGTTCCCAACCAAGCTCTGAACAGAAGGCAGTAACCAACTCTTCATTGATGCCTTGTTTACGATAGTCGTGGAATTCAAACTCGATGCCTTCCGCTTCCAACCATTTCTTCGCTTTTTTGATGGTGTCGCAGTTTGGGATACCGAACATAGTGATAGTCATTATTCTTCCTTTGGGTGATTTTATTTCATTGTTATGAGTTGAATCCTATCAGGAAGCAGCAACTCAGACAAAATAGAGTGAGGAATATTTCATAGAGTGAAAAAAAACAGTAAGAAAATGTCACTATTGGAGACTTATTGATCAGCCTCAACATGTTGTCAGCGAAAAAAGAAATAATTGAGCTGCACATATATAGGAGGTGTCAATGGAGTTGAGTCCTGTTTTTGCAAGGCGGCTATATTTAGCATTGTTAGTGGAAAGCCTTGATAGGCCAAATGTGCCTAAACTCATCGAAAAAACGGGTTGGCCTCGTCGTACGATTCAAGATGTACTCAAGGCGTTACCGGGGATCGGTATCGAACTTATGTTTGTTCAAGATGGGCGACGTCATAATGATGGTTATTACCAGTTATCCGACTGGGGGCCATTTGATAGTCAATGGGTTATCGAACGTAAAGGCGATATAGCAACAAGCCTTGGATTTAGTGCATAAGCCAGCGAAAGCTGGCTTTCTTTTGGGCGTCGTAAAATCAGAGCATGCAGATATGCCAATTTACTTACCTGTTTATTTGCTTATTTGTTTATCTGCTTACTCACACAGATAGGCTGTGCCAAGCATAGTGACAGAAGTGCTAAAGTCTTGGGGAAGTGTAAATATCACCGTATCTGCGCCTAGTTCAATCGTATTCGATTTGAGTTCATTCATGGCGCCCTGAATCAGGGTGTCGTTCGGGTAAAATAGGTAACTATACCAGTGGCCTTCGCTGCCCGTGACTTCCCCTTTATACTCGCACTGATCAATATTGATAAGGCCGTGGAAATCCATCTGCACTTTGTCCGCTTCATTGTGAGGGGCTGAAGTCGGCGTAGTGCATCCCAAAAGAGACCCACTCATAGCCAAAGCAACCAATTCCTTTTTCATACGTTTATCCTGCTATCTCATCAAATAAATTGCGAAGCCCACCCAACTTGCAATCAATAGCAACCACGGTAATTTATTCGAGTGATTTGATGATGGCTCAACAGTTGGCAAGACATCATGATCTTGGTCTTGGGTAACTTGTTGAGTCAGTTTATCTTTCTGCACACGCTTCTTAGCTTTGTCTGCTTGGCGACTGCGTTCTTTTTGTTGTTTTTTATAGAGAGCGATGCCCTTTTCGATACCTTGAGCGATCAGCTTAGTTTGTTCTTTGGTTTGAGCTGGCTTTTGAGTCGCTTTGGCTATCTTCAGTGCTTCTTGTTGAGATTCAACAGACGGCGTATTAGTTTTCTTTTTCATGCTGAGTTCGATAATTAAAACGGATTAGCTAATAAGATAACGCAAACCTAGTTAAGTATGAATGATTTGCGTTAAAGTGTTGGTTTGAAGATAAGTTAAAGTGAGATTTGTGCGGTACTCCATAGAACAATACGATAAGAACGGTTTTTTGAAAGCCCCAATCTTATTATGGTTGGGTTGGTTATTTTTGGCGAAAGCTCTAGTCGTTTTCATTGTTGCTGGAGCGAGCAGAGAGTCGGGAACCGATATCCTCGAAATTATTTATCCAGATCATTACATGTTCTATGTTGGGATTGCATTGAGCATTCCTAGTCTACTTGTTATGTGGTTGTTTGGACTAAGATCTCCAGATAGAAAACGTCTGAATAAAGTCGTGTCTTGGGGGCGCTGGGTCACCATGACAGCCATCTTGGCACAAGGAACTCATACACTGTATTTGATCTATTTGGACAACGGATGGTTTCGTTGGTCGAATGGGGTAACTTTATTGTTGCTCTTATGGTTAGCACTTTACCTAACCAATAGTCATACCGCCAAAGATTGCTTTAAAGTGGTCGAGCACGAAGACTGATTCTCATCAAAACATTTATCCCGTTCACAATTATACTTAGAAGCTTAAAAATGAAAGGATTAATCTATGCTTAACATCTCAAATGAGCAGTCTCAAATTCAAAGCGCTATTTTGCCAGAAGTTGGGCCTTTCGCTCTTTATGTTCAACTAAAAGTAAATGCTAACGCTGCAAACGTCTTAGCTGAACTTCAAAAGCTTCCGAACCTAATCGATGAGCTAAACCAAACTCAACCCGATGCGAACTTAACGTCATCGGTTGCGTTTTCAAAGGCATTTTGGGATAAGTTTGAGCAAGCAGCCCCGTCTGACCTAATTGATTTCCCTGCGCTTGGTGAAGGTGATGTTACGGCACCTAGCACATTGTCTGATGTTCTTATTCACTGTCATTCAAACCGACATGATCTACACTTCTTTATTCTGCGTAAATTGCTATCTGAAGTGGCAGCTGATGTTGAAGTGGTTGATGAAACCTACGGTTACCGCTTCCTAGACTCTCGTGACATGACGGACTTCGTAGATGGCACTGAGAACCCGAAAGATGCACAACGCGCCGAAGTAGCGATTGTTCCTGAGGGTGAGTTTGCTGGTGGTAGTTATGTGATGGTGCAGCGTTTTGTGCACAACCTGCCAGCTTGGAATCGATTGAATGTGTCGGCACAAGAGAAAGTGATTGGTCGAACTAAGCCTGATTCAATTGAACTTGATGATGTTCCTGCTGCGTCTCACGTAGGCCGTGTTGATATCAAAGAAGAAGGCAAGGGCCTTAAGATTGTTCGTCACAGCCTACCTTACGGCACAGCGACAGGCGATCACGGCTTATTGTTCATTGCTTACTGTAATGTTCGTCATAACTTTGATGCGATGTTAGAGAGCATGTACGGCGCAACAGATGGTAAAACAGACCAACTGCTTCGCTTTACTAAAGCAGTAACTGGCGCTTACTACTTTGCGCCCTCAACTGGCATGTTGAGTGTATTAACGATTAAGTAAATCGTCTTAAAGATAGTCAACAAAGGGAGCCTCAGGGCTCCTTTTTATTAAAGCTTTATATGTACTGGTCGATATAAGAGCAATCGTGAGTTTTATTCATCTTTTTGTAAGTGAAGGTCTATGGCTATAACTGTTAATACAAATGTCTCAGCGTTAGTGGCTCAGAGGAATCTTTCTAATGCCAATAACATGCTGAACCAATCTTTGGAGCGGCTAGCTTCAGGGAGTCGTATTAATAGTGCAA harbors:
- a CDS encoding Dyp-type peroxidase, with the translated sequence MLNISNEQSQIQSAILPEVGPFALYVQLKVNANAANVLAELQKLPNLIDELNQTQPDANLTSSVAFSKAFWDKFEQAAPSDLIDFPALGEGDVTAPSTLSDVLIHCHSNRHDLHFFILRKLLSEVAADVEVVDETYGYRFLDSRDMTDFVDGTENPKDAQRAEVAIVPEGEFAGGSYVMVQRFVHNLPAWNRLNVSAQEKVIGRTKPDSIELDDVPAASHVGRVDIKEEGKGLKIVRHSLPYGTATGDHGLLFIAYCNVRHNFDAMLESMYGATDGKTDQLLRFTKAVTGAYYFAPSTGMLSVLTIK
- a CDS encoding DUF2919 domain-containing protein; protein product: MRYSIEQYDKNGFLKAPILLWLGWLFLAKALVVFIVAGASRESGTDILEIIYPDHYMFYVGIALSIPSLLVMWLFGLRSPDRKRLNKVVSWGRWVTMTAILAQGTHTLYLIYLDNGWFRWSNGVTLLLLLWLALYLTNSHTAKDCFKVVEHED
- a CDS encoding DUF2956 domain-containing protein is translated as MKKKTNTPSVESQQEALKIAKATQKPAQTKEQTKLIAQGIEKGIALYKKQQKERSRQADKAKKRVQKDKLTQQVTQDQDHDVLPTVEPSSNHSNKLPWLLLIASWVGFAIYLMR
- a CDS encoding DUF4156 domain-containing protein — encoded protein: MKKELVALAMSGSLLGCTTPTSAPHNEADKVQMDFHGLINIDQCEYKGEVTGSEGHWYSYLFYPNDTLIQGAMNELKSNTIELGADTVIFTLPQDFSTSVTMLGTAYLCE
- a CDS encoding winged helix-turn-helix domain-containing protein, translating into MELSPVFARRLYLALLVESLDRPNVPKLIEKTGWPRRTIQDVLKALPGIGIELMFVQDGRRHNDGYYQLSDWGPFDSQWVIERKGDIATSLGFSA
- a CDS encoding ArsC family reductase, whose amino-acid sequence is MTITMFGIPNCDTIKKAKKWLEAEGIEFEFHDYRKQGINEELVTAFCSELGWELVLNKRGTTYRQLSQEQKDTLTEEKAMTLLIEQPAMIKRPILKVDGKLHIGFKADQYAAIFA